The genomic DNA GCGGTAGCCGGCCGCGCCCGCATCGCGGAAATCAACCCGCTCTACCACTACATGGAAATCGTCCGTGCGCCCATGATCGGCGAGCCGGTGGCCGCCTACCACTGGTGGATCGTCATCGGCTGCACCGTTCTCGGCCTGCTCATCGCCGGCTTGGTCATGCGCAAGTGGCGCTTCCGCGTCAGTTACTGGGTTTAAGCCCACGCCCTGCACTTCCTGAGATTCCTCGAAAGGATACAGACTGATGGTCTCGATTGATACGTATAACGCGTGCGTGGACTTTCCCATCTTTGATGCCAAATCCCGCTCGCTAAAGAAGGCCATGCTTTCTTCGGCCGGCGGCGCCATTGGCAAAACTGCCCAGAACACCGTCGTGGTGGAGGCGTTAAAGGATATTAACCTGCACCTGCGCGAGGGCGATCGCGTGGGTTTGGTGGGCCATAACGGCGCCGGCAAGTCCACCCTGCTGCGCCTTTTATCTGGCATTTACGAGCCCACCCGTGGTTCTGCCGATGTGCGCGGCCGCGTGGCCCCCGTCTTTGATTTGGGCGTGGGCATGGACCCAGAGGTCTCTGGCTACGACAACATCATTATCCGTGGCCTCTTTTTGGGCCAGTCCATCAAGCAGATGAAGAAAAAAATGGATGAGATTGCGGAGTTTTCTGAACTCGGCGATTATCTCTCCATGCCGCTGCGCACCTATTCCACCGGTATGCGCGTGCGTTTGGCACTTGGCGTGGTGACTTCCATTGAACCGGAAATCCTGCTGCTGGATGAGGGCATCGGCGCTGTCGACGCCGCTTTCATGGCCAAGGCCCGTGTGCGCCTGCAAGAGCTGGTGAAGCGCTCCGGCATCCTGGTCTTTGCCTCCCACTCCAATGACTTTTTGGCGCAGCTGTGTAATACCGCGCTGTGGATTGACCACGGCGAGATCCGCTCGGTAGGCGAAGTTTCTGACGTTGTCGGTGAGTACGAGGGCCCAGAGGTTGGAGAATACGTCCGCGACCTGCGCGAGCGATTTGAAAATGAGGATACAAGCGACAACTAACAGCGCTCATTTTTCGCATCTCGCCTCCGCTGCGCGGAGTGTTTCTGCGTTAGCCCGCCCCAACCCGGTGGCAAGATGGAACGCATGACTGCCACCCTGACTTCCACCGGTTCCACCGCCGCCGTCATTGTTACCCATCAGCGCGCCGAACTATTGCGGGCTTCGCTTGCACAGGTGGTACACCAAACCCACCCTGTGCAGTGGGTAGTCGTGGTGGATAATGGCGCAGAAGATGCGGTGCGCGAGCTCGTGGAATCCATGGCGGGTGACCGCGGTGTTTATGTGCCCTCAGAGACCAACCTGGGCGGCGCTGGCGGCTTTGCACTGGGCTTTCTCACCGCGCTTTCTTTGGGTGCCGATGCCGTGTGGTGCGCCGATGATGATGGGCGCCCCGCCGATCACGCGGTACTTGCGGAGCTGTATCGGGTAGCCGAGGCCAACCGCCTGCACGAGGTTTCTCCCGCGGTGTGCAATATCGACGATCCCGGCCGGTTAGCCTTCCCTTTGCGCCAAGGGTTGGTGTGGCGCCGCCGCATGGATGAGCTGGAGGGCGACTTCCTGCCGGGCATTGCCTCGCTGTTTAATGGCGCGTTGATTTCGGCGGCAGCCATGGAGGTTATTGGGGTGCCGGACTATCGCCTCTTTATCCGCGGCGATGAGGTGGAATACCACCGCCGGCTGGTAAATTCAGGGCTCTCCTTCGGCACAGCACTAACCACCAGCTACCTGCACCCAGACGGCTCGGATGAGTTCAAACCAATTCTGGGCGGCAAGATGCACACGCAGTACCCAGAGGGCGAGTTCAAGCGCTTTTTCACTTACCGCAATCGCGGCTACCTGCTGTGGCAGCGCGGCATGCGCAAGCTACTGCCGCAGGAATTTGCCCGCTTTGGCTGGTTCTTCTTGGTCCAGCGCCACGACCCGGTCGGCTTTATCGAATGGCTAAAACTCCACAACCGCGGGCGCCAAGAAGATTTCCGCCGCCCTAACCAGGGCTAGGACGGATCCTGCTTGGCGACGACCCTGACCCCAGCCTTCCTAAAAATAATCCAGCGTTGCACCGCAAAGTTCACCACGGTCGCGGTGCCCTGCGAGATAGCAAAGGCCACCACGAGGGAAAGGGTCGAGTTCCACTCCCAGTGGACGTCGAAAAGCTCAAAAAGGAACTTATAGGCCACCATATTGACCACGAAGGTCACGCCGTAGGTGGCAAGGACGCCGGCGAAGCGCACCGCGGTGGCTTCGGCCTGGAAGGTCCAGCGGCGATTGAGTAGATAGGCCGCCCAGGTACCGATAATAAAGCCCACCGCACGGGCGGGGTCGGCGCTAAGCAGGCCGAAGCCGATCTGCAGGAGCCAGGTTAAGGAGACGTCGATAAGCGCGGCAAGCGCCCCCGTCACCGCGAACTTGGCGCTTTGCGCGCGCAGGCTGGTCGAGCGCGAAGCCCGCTGAGCCGCGCCGCGCCACGTCCGTGAGGGGGCTGCTGCCATCTATTTTTCCTTAAAGATAAAGGCCCTTTGAATGGCAAAGTTGGTCACCGTGGCCACGCCTTGGGCGATGACGAAGGCGATGGTGTCTTTCACCGCACCCTCAAAGCCGAGAGCCATAAGCGGCTCATTGAGCACCCAGTACAGGAAGTTTTGGACCGCAAAGGTAGAGGCGTACAAAATGCCCACGGTCGCGGCTGTGCGGCCAGACACCTTGGCTCCAAAGGTCCACCGCGCATTGGCCAGGTAGGCGGCGATGGTGCCAAAAACCCAACCGATCGCCTTGGCGGCGGAACGATGCAGCCCCAGATAGGTCAATAAAAGCGTGAGACCATAGTCAATGGCGGCGGTAAATACGCCCACGGAAATAAAACGCACCAGCTGGGTGTGCAGCGAGGTGGATGAGGGCTTTACTTCTACGGCGTCGTCAGCTGAATTAGTCACGAGTGAGTAGCCTACCCGCGCAGGAGCGCTCGGTACATGTCCAGCCGGTCCACCGGCGCGGCGGATTCAGCACCATAGGCACCGATACCGGCCAATTGTTTCAAGGATGCTGCGCATAGCTCGCGGATTTCGGCACCGGTAAGTGCCTTGCCGTCGTCATTGACCCAGCCGAGCACATCCATGGTGGTCTCCACGACGGAATCGGTCAGCTCCGCGCCGCCCATACAGGAAAGGGCAAGCGCCATGGACCAAAAGGCATCTTTGCCTTCATGGGTCACCTCGCGAGGCAAGCTGGCGAGCACGCGGGAAGCATGCGGTGATAGGTCGGTTTCCCTGCCTAGGTCCATCGCTTGCAGCAGCGGGACGAAATCATAGAGTTTGGTGCGCTCAATCAAATCACGCACGGGCAAAGATACCGCGGAAAAGACCTCATCGGTTACCTCTTGCCCGGTCAATTCGCGGTTAACGCTGGTGAGTTCAAAGGGCTGGAAGAGCGAGCCCGAACCTCCCACGCACAAGGCCTCCGGGGTGCCGTTATCGCGCGGGTAAATATCGGCTACCACCAGTTCGAAATCCCATAGGCCCCAAACGAAGTCGATCTGGTCTCCCACGCGCCATAGGAATTCGGAGGCCTGGCGTTCCGGATCAATGCGCTGACCACGGGCCTCTGTGTGTTCATAAAAGTGCCAGGGAGATTCTTCCTCTGGCAGGCCAAAGCAAATGCGCAGCACGCGGTGTAGCTGCGTAAAGGTCAGCGCATCGCTAAAACCAATCTGACGGTGCACCTCGCCATCGGCGCGAATATTCGCGGCTTGGCAGATGATGGTGAGGGGCTCGCGCTTGAGGGATACCACGCTATCGGCGCGTTTGGCCCGCGCCTGTGCGATATCGGTGACCCCTGCATTCATGAGCCCCACCATACGCAAGTTTTAGGAAGCTAGTTTTGCAATATCGCGCGCTTCCAGCTCACTAATGAGGAACGTCAGCGCCGCCCCAATGGCGCCCAAGAGGGTCCACGGCCGCTTGGCACCGCGCTTGCGCAGGAACTTCACCATCCGGCGGGAAAGGGCAACGTTCATCCACCCGCCCAGGATGAGCAGCAGCACCACTGCGGCAAAAATGGCCCAGGGCTTAAGACCCTGATCGGACATATCCTGTGGCGAGCGCGGCTCATCGCCATCCTGCTCCGCATGTGCGTTGGTGTAGGCCACCAGGGCGCCAAAACCAAAGAAAGACAAGGTATAAGCAGTAATCAAACCGCCTTTGGATTTAATCCAATCTGGATAAGAGGTCGCGATACCCACGGCGGCGGCCCGGGTGATGCGACCGGCCAGGGTGTCATCTAGGGCGTAATTATCTTGGTGCTGATCTTGCGTTTCGCGGTTGTTGGTCATAGCGACTACTATAAGCGGCGGTAAGCTGATGCGCATGTACTCGGATAAGACAGAGCATATGACGCCGGCGCAGCAGGCGGCTCAGGATGTGCGTGCGGAAGACGATAAGCGCAACGGCCACTTCGAGGCCACGGAGCATACCGATGTGCCGTTGAGTCCTTTCATGACTCGCCTGATGGCAGAGGAATTGCCCATGCTGGATTCCTCCTCGCGCGCTCGTGTCTATGACCTTTTGCGGGAGTACGATGGCCCGACTATTGAATCTCAGGAAGAACTGCCGGAGGAAATCCGCGCGCTTATGGATCTATAAACGGACACATTCGGGCAGTACAAGCGTCCTTTTTGTTCCGAATATCACTCGCGTCACTCCATCTACCCTTGTGTGATCTAGGTAGGCTAGAGAGGCGATACACATCCGTCGAGCAAAGAGTAAGAGATGGAATTACATACCACTGAAAAGTCCCTGCACGGCTGGGGCCGCACCGCCCCGACGACCGCCCATGTACTCACCACCGAAGACGTGGACGTGATAAAGAAGGCCGTGGCCCAGGTTGCAGATGATAACTCGGATAAGCCCACCCACCTGCGCCGCGGCATCATCGCCCGAGGCATGGGCCGCTCCTACGGTGACCCCGCCCAAAACGGCGGCGGCCTGGTCATCGACATGCAAAAGCTCAATAAGATCCACTCCATCGACCCAGAGTCAGCTCTGGTGGACGTCGATGGTGGCGTCACCTTGGACCAGCTGATGAAGGCCGCCCTGCCTTATGGCCTGTGGGTTCCGGTTCTACCGGGTACCCGCCAGGTCACCATCGGTGGTGCTATCGGCCCGGATATTCACGGCAAGAACCACCACTCTGCCGGTTCCTTTGGTGACCACGTGGTCTCCATGGAGCTGCTCGTGGCCGATGGCCGCGTGCTGCACCTGACCCCGGAAGGCTCTGAGGATGACCCGAGCGGCGACCTCTTCTGGGCCACCGTTGGCGGCATGGGCCTAACCGGCATCATCCTGCGCGCCACCATCCGCATGACCAAGACGGAAACCGCCTACTTCATCGCGGATACGGACCGCACAGATAACTTGGATGAAACCATCGCCTTCCACTCCGATGGTTCCGAGCACAACTACACCTATTCTTCCGCCTGGTTCGATGTCATTTCGCCGGAGCCAAAGCTGGGTCGCTCCACCATTTCCCGCGGCTCGCTAGCCACCCTGGCACAGCTGGAAGAGCTCGCCCCGAAGCTGGCCAAGGACCCGCTGAAGTTCAATGCGCCGCAGCTGATGACGGTGCCGGATATCTTCCCGTCCTGGACCATGAATAAGCTCTCCCTCTCCGCCGTGGGCTTGGCGTACTACACCATGGGTGCACCGGCGAAGAACCAGGTCAAGAACCTGACACAGTTCTACCAACCGCTGGATCTCATCGGCGAGTGGAACCGCGGCTACGGTTCCAAGGGCTTCCTGCAGTACCAGTTCGTGGTACCGACCGAAGCCGTGGAACCGTTCAAGGAAATCATCCGCGATATGCAGCGCTCCGGCCACTACTCCGCACTCAATGTGTTCAAGCTCTTCGGCGAGGGCAACCGCGCACCACTGTCCTACCCGATGCCGGGCTGGAACGTCTGCGTGGACTTCCCCATCCGTCCGGGCCTGGGTAAGTTCCTGGATGACCTAGACCGCCGCGTAATGGAATTCGGCGGCCGCCTCTACTTGGCCAAGGAGTCCCGCACCTCCGCGGAAAACTTCCACAAGATGTACCCGGGTATGGAAGGCTGGCTGAAGACCCGCAACGAGATCGACCCGACCGGCGTCTTTGCCTCCGATATGTCCCGCCGCCTCGAGCTGCACTAATCACTGGAAATAACACCTTTAAGGAGATTTACTGACCATGCTTAATGCAGTAGGCCAAGCACAACACATCCTGCTTCTGGGCGGCACCTCTGAGATCGGCCTCGGCGTCGTCTCCGAGTTCCTGGAGCGCGGCCCGGCCAAGGTCACCCTGGCCGCCCGCCCGGAATCCCCGCGCATCGCCCAGGCCAAGGCTGACCTGGAATCCCGCGGCGCTGACGTAGAGGTCTTGGACTTCGATGCCACCGACTTCGACTCCCACCCAGACGTCATTAATAAGGCCTGGGAGCGCGGCGATGTGGACGTGGCCATCGTTGCTTTCGGCACCCTGGGTGACCAAGAAGAGCTATGGCAAAACCACGACAAGGCCGTCGCCTCCGCACAGACTAACTACACCGCTCCGGTATCCGTAGGCGTGCTCTTGGGCGAGAAGTTCAAGCGCCAGGGCCACGGCACCATCATTGCCATGTCCTCCGTGGCCGGCATGCGCGTGCGCCGCTCCAACTTTGTCTACGGTGCTTCCAAGGCCGGCGTGGACGGCTTTTATATCAACCTGGGCGAGGCCCTGCGTGGTACTGGCGCTAACGTGTTGGTCGTTCGCCCAGGCCAGGTTCGCACCAAGATGTCTGCCGAGGCCGGCGACGCCCCGCTGACCGTCAACGTCTCCGACGTTGCCGAAGCCACCGTCAAGGCCGTGCTCGATGGCAAGCAGGCCATCTTCGTGCACCCGCTGTTTGAATACGTTTCTTTGGCATTCAAGTTCATCCCGCAGGCCATCTTCCGCAAGCTGCCGTTCTAAAACACCGCGGCTTTCCACGCTGGCACCTGCCAGCCGGCTCGCCACCGCCCCCGCTTCCTCGACTCGCC from Corynebacterium tuberculostearicum includes the following:
- the wzt gene encoding galactan export ABC transporter ATP-binding subunit Wzt/RfbE — encoded protein: MVSIDTYNACVDFPIFDAKSRSLKKAMLSSAGGAIGKTAQNTVVVEALKDINLHLREGDRVGLVGHNGAGKSTLLRLLSGIYEPTRGSADVRGRVAPVFDLGVGMDPEVSGYDNIIIRGLFLGQSIKQMKKKMDEIAEFSELGDYLSMPLRTYSTGMRVRLALGVVTSIEPEILLLDEGIGAVDAAFMAKARVRLQELVKRSGILVFASHSNDFLAQLCNTALWIDHGEIRSVGEVSDVVGEYEGPEVGEYVRDLRERFENEDTSDN
- the glfT1 gene encoding galactofuranosyltransferase GlfT1; this translates as MERMTATLTSTGSTAAVIVTHQRAELLRASLAQVVHQTHPVQWVVVVDNGAEDAVRELVESMAGDRGVYVPSETNLGGAGGFALGFLTALSLGADAVWCADDDGRPADHAVLAELYRVAEANRLHEVSPAVCNIDDPGRLAFPLRQGLVWRRRMDELEGDFLPGIASLFNGALISAAAMEVIGVPDYRLFIRGDEVEYHRRLVNSGLSFGTALTTSYLHPDGSDEFKPILGGKMHTQYPEGEFKRFFTYRNRGYLLWQRGMRKLLPQEFARFGWFFLVQRHDPVGFIEWLKLHNRGRQEDFRRPNQG
- a CDS encoding GtrA family protein yields the protein MAAAPSRTWRGAAQRASRSTSLRAQSAKFAVTGALAALIDVSLTWLLQIGFGLLSADPARAVGFIIGTWAAYLLNRRWTFQAEATAVRFAGVLATYGVTFVVNMVAYKFLFELFDVHWEWNSTLSLVVAFAISQGTATVVNFAVQRWIIFRKAGVRVVAKQDPS
- a CDS encoding GtrA family protein — its product is MTNSADDAVEVKPSSTSLHTQLVRFISVGVFTAAIDYGLTLLLTYLGLHRSAAKAIGWVFGTIAAYLANARWTFGAKVSGRTAATVGILYASTFAVQNFLYWVLNEPLMALGFEGAVKDTIAFVIAQGVATVTNFAIQRAFIFKEK
- a CDS encoding FAD-binding oxidoreductase is translated as MELHTTEKSLHGWGRTAPTTAHVLTTEDVDVIKKAVAQVADDNSDKPTHLRRGIIARGMGRSYGDPAQNGGGLVIDMQKLNKIHSIDPESALVDVDGGVTLDQLMKAALPYGLWVPVLPGTRQVTIGGAIGPDIHGKNHHSAGSFGDHVVSMELLVADGRVLHLTPEGSEDDPSGDLFWATVGGMGLTGIILRATIRMTKTETAYFIADTDRTDNLDETIAFHSDGSEHNYTYSSAWFDVISPEPKLGRSTISRGSLATLAQLEELAPKLAKDPLKFNAPQLMTVPDIFPSWTMNKLSLSAVGLAYYTMGAPAKNQVKNLTQFYQPLDLIGEWNRGYGSKGFLQYQFVVPTEAVEPFKEIIRDMQRSGHYSALNVFKLFGEGNRAPLSYPMPGWNVCVDFPIRPGLGKFLDDLDRRVMEFGGRLYLAKESRTSAENFHKMYPGMEGWLKTRNEIDPTGVFASDMSRRLELH
- a CDS encoding decaprenylphospho-beta-D-erythro-pentofuranosid-2-ulose 2-reductase — protein: MLNAVGQAQHILLLGGTSEIGLGVVSEFLERGPAKVTLAARPESPRIAQAKADLESRGADVEVLDFDATDFDSHPDVINKAWERGDVDVAIVAFGTLGDQEELWQNHDKAVASAQTNYTAPVSVGVLLGEKFKRQGHGTIIAMSSVAGMRVRRSNFVYGASKAGVDGFYINLGEALRGTGANVLVVRPGQVRTKMSAEAGDAPLTVNVSDVAEATVKAVLDGKQAIFVHPLFEYVSLAFKFIPQAIFRKLPF